One Cupriavidus oxalaticus genomic region harbors:
- a CDS encoding IclR family transcriptional regulator yields the protein MRVAPLARGLAVLAAFGPEQAWLGNQEISLETGIPAPTVTRLLQSLVALGYLHHDEVRRKYRLAAASLALGYAAIADPAVQREGSIEMRKFAEATDTYVVLGTRDRLDVIVLDSRVGSQAVLDLRLTPGTRLHIASSLMGSALLAAIPELERCYLQGNVERKAGRDWPLLRRRMAEKISQVHELGFCMSLGEWEPELAAVAVPVRVPEQPPLVLACIGRTARMARARVERELAPCLLAMAQVLQERLASRE from the coding sequence GTGCGGGTAGCGCCGCTGGCCCGCGGCCTGGCCGTGCTGGCCGCCTTCGGCCCGGAGCAGGCCTGGCTGGGCAACCAAGAGATTTCTCTGGAAACCGGCATCCCCGCGCCCACGGTCACGCGGCTGCTGCAGTCGCTGGTCGCACTGGGATACCTGCACCACGACGAGGTGCGGCGCAAATACCGGCTCGCGGCCGCCTCGCTGGCGCTCGGCTATGCGGCGATCGCCGATCCTGCCGTGCAGCGCGAGGGCAGCATAGAGATGCGCAAGTTCGCCGAAGCGACCGATACCTACGTGGTGCTCGGCACGCGCGACCGGCTCGATGTGATCGTGCTGGACAGCCGCGTGGGCAGCCAGGCCGTGCTGGACCTGCGCCTGACGCCGGGAACGCGCCTGCATATTGCGTCATCGCTGATGGGATCGGCACTGCTTGCAGCGATCCCGGAACTGGAGCGCTGCTACCTGCAGGGCAATGTGGAGCGCAAGGCCGGCCGCGACTGGCCCTTGCTGCGGCGGCGCATGGCCGAGAAGATCTCGCAGGTCCATGAACTGGGTTTCTGCATGTCGCTCGGCGAGTGGGAGCCTGAGTTGGCCGCCGTCGCCGTGCCGGTCCGCGTGCCGGAGCAGCCGCCGCTGGTGCTGGCCTGCATTGGCCGAACTGCGCGCATGGCGCGCGCCCGCGTCGAACGCGAGCTGGCGCCGTGCCTGCTGGCGATGGCGCAGGTGCTGCAGGAACGGCTGGCATCGCGCGAATAA
- a CDS encoding LysR family transcriptional regulator, which produces MTEFNRLHLIRQVDLFTLRLFLSAVEEQQIGRAASRENIAASTATKRIQDLEDIAGVKLLERGPRGVVPSPAGAVLVRYARQILDSIENLRSEISAFTEGMRGKVVVASARSIIAPFLARELGDYARDFPLVELVVREVENAAIIEAVSRGDADVGVFAMAHELELGGVDVTPYRRDRLVAVVPNTHALSAREMVSFEDLLPERLIPVESMLGMFRAAAKRMGAEFAPPFHVVSAGVATSLVQAGLGVTVLPECLLSHDMFDQVTSVAIDESWAVRTTHIATARGRVLSPPAAALMKQLLDRPRGEPAVSGQG; this is translated from the coding sequence ATGACCGAATTCAACCGCCTGCACCTGATCCGCCAAGTCGACCTGTTTACGTTGCGGTTGTTCCTGTCTGCTGTGGAAGAGCAGCAGATCGGGCGAGCCGCGAGCCGAGAGAATATTGCCGCTTCGACGGCGACCAAGCGGATCCAGGACCTGGAGGATATCGCTGGCGTCAAGCTGCTCGAACGCGGACCCAGGGGCGTCGTCCCGAGTCCCGCGGGCGCGGTGCTGGTGCGCTACGCGCGCCAGATCCTGGACAGCATCGAGAACCTGCGTTCCGAAATTTCCGCCTTCACCGAAGGCATGCGCGGCAAGGTGGTGGTGGCTTCGGCGCGCTCAATCATCGCGCCATTTCTTGCCCGCGAGCTGGGCGACTACGCGCGCGATTTCCCGCTGGTGGAGCTGGTGGTGCGCGAAGTCGAGAACGCCGCGATCATCGAGGCAGTGTCGCGCGGCGATGCCGACGTAGGGGTGTTCGCCATGGCCCACGAGCTTGAGCTTGGGGGCGTCGACGTGACACCCTACCGCCGCGACCGGCTGGTCGCCGTGGTGCCCAACACGCACGCGCTCAGCGCGCGTGAAATGGTCAGCTTCGAAGACCTGCTGCCGGAAAGGCTGATTCCGGTGGAATCGATGCTGGGCATGTTCCGCGCCGCGGCGAAACGCATGGGCGCCGAGTTCGCGCCACCGTTCCACGTCGTCAGCGCCGGGGTGGCGACCAGCCTGGTCCAGGCCGGGCTGGGCGTGACTGTGTTGCCCGAATGCCTGCTCAGCCACGATATGTTCGATCAGGTCACCAGCGTGGCCATCGACGAGTCGTGGGCCGTGCGCACCACCCATATCGCCACGGCCCGCGGTCGTGTCCTGAGCCCGCCTGCCGCCGCGCTGATGAAGCAGCTGCTAGACCGCCCGCGCGGCGAGCCCGCCGTATCAGGGCAGGGCTGA
- a CDS encoding MmgE/PrpD family protein, whose protein sequence is MATTIVEQLAGFTEQSTYGMLPPAVVDECKRIVLDSLGCALAAVDQPKGKIGIDYGALMGGAAGDATIIGTDQRVSVVGAAFANGELINALDMDAVVPPGHVTPYVLPGALAVGEAMGRSGQDLITALAVSHEMSYRLGKAMDYLRDTKDGKVSPPKIYGYSSTVFGATAAIVKLKGLGAETTAHALGIAGSISPVNSQVAWFQHAPSSTIKYLLAGALTQAAMAAAHMAEFGHRGDLQILDDREYGFPRFIGTTRWEPDRILAALGTDWQFPTEQAYKPYPHCRILHALLDSLNEIVDQNELRPEEIDGIKVWVEGFVEQPVWLNRDIRHVHDAQFSIAHGIALGAHRVPPGKAWQDPELVFGESVMRLMDKVEHAVHPDYVALLTGHAASRPAKIEVSARGQIFAGERRYPKGSPSPDPASHMSTEELVQKFRDNARDVIPEANIVRVIDAVLDLENVGNIASILADVRPGKR, encoded by the coding sequence ATGGCAACAACCATCGTCGAGCAACTGGCCGGCTTCACCGAACAAAGCACCTATGGCATGCTGCCGCCGGCGGTCGTGGACGAATGCAAGCGCATCGTCCTCGATTCGCTGGGATGCGCGCTGGCCGCCGTCGACCAGCCCAAGGGCAAGATCGGGATCGACTACGGCGCACTGATGGGTGGCGCCGCGGGCGACGCCACCATCATCGGCACCGACCAGCGGGTGTCGGTCGTTGGCGCGGCCTTTGCCAACGGCGAACTGATCAATGCCCTCGACATGGATGCCGTGGTACCGCCGGGCCATGTGACGCCCTATGTCCTGCCCGGCGCGCTGGCGGTCGGCGAAGCCATGGGCCGGTCCGGCCAGGACCTGATCACCGCGCTGGCCGTCTCGCACGAGATGTCCTACCGGCTCGGCAAGGCCATGGACTACCTGCGCGACACCAAGGACGGCAAGGTGTCGCCGCCGAAGATCTATGGCTACAGCAGCACTGTCTTCGGCGCGACGGCGGCCATCGTCAAGCTGAAGGGACTGGGCGCCGAGACGACAGCGCATGCGCTAGGGATTGCCGGCAGCATCAGCCCGGTAAATTCGCAAGTCGCCTGGTTCCAGCATGCGCCCAGCTCCACGATCAAGTACCTGCTTGCCGGCGCCCTGACGCAGGCGGCCATGGCCGCTGCGCACATGGCCGAGTTCGGCCACCGCGGCGACCTGCAGATCCTCGACGACCGTGAGTATGGTTTTCCGCGCTTTATCGGCACCACGCGCTGGGAGCCGGACCGCATCCTCGCGGCACTGGGCACCGACTGGCAGTTCCCCACCGAGCAGGCCTACAAGCCCTACCCGCATTGCCGCATCCTGCATGCCCTGCTGGACAGCCTCAATGAGATCGTCGACCAGAACGAACTGCGGCCGGAAGAGATCGACGGCATCAAGGTCTGGGTCGAAGGCTTCGTCGAGCAGCCGGTATGGCTCAACCGGGATATCAGGCATGTGCACGATGCACAGTTCAGCATCGCGCACGGCATCGCGCTGGGTGCGCATCGCGTGCCCCCGGGCAAGGCCTGGCAGGACCCGGAACTGGTCTTCGGCGAATCCGTGATGCGCCTGATGGACAAGGTCGAGCACGCGGTGCACCCCGACTATGTGGCGCTGCTGACCGGCCACGCGGCCAGCCGGCCGGCGAAGATCGAGGTGTCGGCGCGCGGCCAGATCTTTGCCGGCGAGCGGCGCTATCCGAAGGGGAGCCCCTCCCCCGACCCGGCCAGCCATATGAGCACCGAAGAGCTGGTACAGAAGTTCCGCGACAACGCGCGGGACGTCATTCCCGAGGCCAACATCGTTCGCGTCATCGATGCGGTGCTGGACCTGGAGAATGTGGGGAACATCGCGTCGATCCTGGCTGACGTGCGGCCCGGGAAACGCTGA
- a CDS encoding YybH family protein: MATMTEHHATSTNASRVHAALQDVERRWNAAALTWNADALTALYAPEALFFGGRPGHAVGHAAILGYFASYAGTLRSASMSLVDQTLVELGADTLLAQGHANFRFVLADGRETASALRTTWVLVRRLGVWQILQHHFSPTPEAPPIQ, from the coding sequence ATGGCAACCATGACCGAACACCACGCCACGAGCACGAACGCCTCGCGCGTGCATGCCGCCCTGCAAGACGTCGAGCGCCGCTGGAACGCCGCCGCGCTGACGTGGAACGCCGACGCGCTGACCGCGCTGTACGCGCCCGAAGCCCTGTTTTTTGGGGGCCGCCCGGGCCATGCCGTGGGCCATGCGGCGATCCTGGGGTACTTTGCCTCGTACGCCGGGACGCTGCGCTCGGCATCAATGTCCCTGGTCGACCAAACGCTGGTTGAGCTTGGCGCGGACACGCTGCTGGCGCAGGGGCACGCAAACTTCCGCTTCGTGCTCGCCGACGGGCGCGAAACCGCCTCGGCACTGCGCACGACTTGGGTGCTGGTCAGGCGCCTGGGGGTGTGGCAGATTCTACAGCACCACTTTTCTCCGACACCCGAAGCACCGCCTATCCAATAG
- a CDS encoding acyl-CoA dehydrogenase family protein, translated as MQPNFLNESQALWLDTVNRFMDNEVTVEYVRKCDQNRDYPYEAYDKIAKQGWLGLLFSEEEGGAGGDIFDYTLMAEGLGKFGFDFAAAVLVPTFTAMNIAKYGTAAQKDKYIKPFIEGKIRFSVSISEPDAGSDASNTKTRARRDANGDWIVSGQKLWCSGAAAKDTVIAMLVRTDADNKHGGLSVLLIPNTTPGLVINKLPTLSRHATGTTEIFLDEVRVPGDAILGEEGQGWEIITKHLELERCSVAAAYVGNAQTAVSKAVQYAHERIQFGKQLWDFQVLKHMLADRQTEVDAARLLCYRAAQMAAADVPCSREVSMAKLYGSETLKQCALTGMQVLGGYANLPEADMERYLRESVQSTIGGGTSQIQKTIIAKSMRLG; from the coding sequence GTGCAACCGAACTTCCTGAATGAATCGCAGGCCTTGTGGCTGGATACCGTGAACCGTTTCATGGACAACGAGGTCACGGTCGAGTACGTGCGCAAGTGCGACCAGAACCGTGACTATCCCTACGAGGCCTACGACAAGATCGCCAAGCAGGGCTGGCTGGGGCTGCTGTTCAGTGAGGAAGAGGGCGGCGCCGGAGGCGACATCTTCGACTACACGCTGATGGCCGAAGGCCTTGGAAAGTTCGGCTTCGATTTCGCGGCGGCGGTCCTGGTGCCGACCTTCACGGCGATGAATATCGCGAAGTACGGCACGGCTGCGCAGAAGGACAAGTACATCAAGCCGTTCATCGAGGGCAAGATCCGCTTCTCCGTGTCGATCTCCGAGCCCGACGCCGGCTCCGATGCCTCCAACACGAAGACCCGCGCCCGTCGCGACGCGAACGGCGACTGGATCGTTTCTGGACAAAAGCTGTGGTGCAGCGGCGCAGCGGCCAAGGACACGGTCATCGCCATGCTGGTGCGCACGGACGCCGACAACAAGCACGGCGGCCTTTCCGTTCTCCTGATCCCGAACACGACGCCGGGCCTGGTGATCAACAAGCTTCCGACCCTGTCGCGCCATGCGACCGGCACCACCGAGATCTTCCTGGATGAAGTGCGCGTGCCGGGCGATGCGATTCTCGGCGAAGAAGGCCAAGGCTGGGAAATCATCACCAAGCACCTGGAACTCGAACGTTGCTCCGTGGCTGCGGCCTATGTCGGCAACGCGCAGACGGCGGTGTCGAAGGCAGTGCAGTACGCCCATGAGCGTATCCAGTTCGGCAAACAGTTGTGGGATTTCCAGGTGCTCAAGCACATGCTGGCCGACCGCCAGACCGAGGTGGATGCCGCGCGCCTGCTTTGCTACCGTGCCGCGCAAATGGCAGCTGCCGACGTGCCGTGCAGCCGTGAAGTGTCGATGGCCAAGCTGTATGGGTCCGAGACGCTCAAGCAGTGCGCGCTGACCGGCATGCAGGTGCTGGGCGGCTACGCCAACCTGCCAGAAGCCGACATGGAGCGCTACCTGCGCGAAAGCGTCCAGTCCACCATCGGCGGCGGCACCTCGCAGATCCAGAAGACCATCATCGCCAAGTCCATGCGCTTGGGCTGA
- a CDS encoding Bug family tripartite tricarboxylate transporter substrate binding protein: protein MTHSLHRLCGVIIMALAAGPTFAADAYPARPVRIIVNSAPGALLDVTTRAVAQQMAENLGQPVVVENMAGAAGLLGIRYVKAQKPDGYTLLATANTLALAQATKLEPGYDLARDFTGIGMMNKAPLIMVGFSAQPDKTLPQLIAHAKASPGTMSYATAGIGTSTHMAAALFMHQAGIKMLHVPYKGNAGAMPDVLGGRVNMIFDGANSSGPYVQDGKLRAFAVSSPKRLPAFPDIPTLAEQGLPNYSFYVYMGLAAPAGTPTPVVMRLAKALKAAQANEGVRERFRKDSAEAGNLSPEEFTAFLRQDLQRNIKVVADLGIPKE from the coding sequence ATGACCCATTCCCTTCACCGCCTGTGCGGCGTGATCATCATGGCGCTGGCCGCAGGCCCGACATTCGCGGCAGACGCTTATCCAGCCAGGCCCGTGCGGATCATCGTGAATTCGGCGCCGGGCGCGCTGCTCGACGTCACGACCCGCGCCGTGGCGCAGCAGATGGCCGAGAACCTTGGCCAACCCGTGGTCGTGGAAAACATGGCTGGGGCTGCCGGGCTGCTAGGCATCCGTTATGTGAAAGCCCAGAAGCCGGATGGCTACACCCTCCTCGCCACCGCCAACACCCTGGCGCTGGCGCAAGCCACCAAGCTGGAGCCGGGCTATGACCTGGCACGGGACTTCACCGGCATCGGCATGATGAACAAGGCCCCACTGATCATGGTGGGTTTCTCCGCTCAGCCGGACAAGACCCTGCCGCAGTTGATCGCGCATGCCAAAGCCAGCCCGGGCACGATGTCCTATGCCACCGCAGGCATCGGCACCAGTACCCATATGGCCGCCGCGCTGTTCATGCACCAGGCCGGCATCAAGATGCTTCACGTGCCCTACAAGGGGAACGCCGGCGCCATGCCGGACGTGCTTGGCGGCCGCGTCAACATGATCTTTGACGGCGCCAACTCGTCGGGCCCATACGTCCAGGACGGAAAGCTGCGCGCGTTCGCGGTTTCGTCACCCAAGCGCCTGCCGGCGTTTCCCGATATTCCGACACTGGCCGAACAGGGTCTGCCCAACTATAGCTTCTATGTCTACATGGGCCTGGCGGCGCCGGCCGGCACGCCAACGCCTGTCGTCATGCGGCTGGCGAAGGCATTGAAGGCGGCGCAGGCCAACGAAGGCGTGCGCGAGCGGTTCCGCAAGGACAGCGCCGAAGCCGGCAACCTGTCCCCGGAGGAATTCACTGCGTTCTTGCGCCAGGATCTTCAGCGCAATATCAAGGTCGTGGCGGACCTGGGCATCCCGAAAGAGTAA